The stretch of DNA cagccccattcacttcaggagCTGCAATGCCAGACGCAACCAAGGATAGGAGTGGCGCTGTTTTAGAAGCAACCATACggttctctttaaaaaaaaaaattaaccaagataaaaaaaataaaaaataactaaaaattgtcCACCAGTTTCCTCCCcccgaaaaaaaattaaaattcataGGGGAGGCTGTTGCTTTGGAACAATCGCCTATTATTATCTCCTGGTTTTTGAAACCACTAAAATAGACAatcgtgttagggtactttcacactatcggcaaggaactccggcaggctgttccggcgggtgaacagcctgtcggatctgtactgccgctagtgcacgcctgCCCCCGgaataccgctccggccccattgactataataggggcgggccggagttctggcagcagcacagcaagcatgctgagaggtggccggaataaaactacgacatgtgaaactagccttagttaaAGGAGCACTCTAGACAAAAATTATACACTATGCTATATCTAGTGCCGGCGTTCAAAGGACACCAGAGAACcgctatccgcaaaaaatatggataacGTCTGTGTTGCATCTACTGTAACaatgcccattcttgtccacCAAATGGAATATGTCATGTTCCATCTTTCTTGTGGgactgcggaacagacatacggatgtggactgcATTGCGGATCCATCGAAATGAAagggtccacatccaatctgcaaaaaatgggggTCGAATGTGGactaaaaatacggttgtgtgaataggGTCTAACACGGATACATTTTGCCTGGAGTGCTCCTTTAACATTTTAGATGACGGAGACACCACTGATGACATCGATCATTGGAATAATAAGAACCATGAGGTGATCCACTATAGAAGACGGGCATCAATCAtcacaataaatataataaaaaaaaacacaattaccGTACACAAAATTATACAAAATTCTCTAAAATTGCATATTTTGATGCCAGTCCTCATTCGCTCCTGCATGTACACTCCCTTTTGCTACATAACATAGGCTGGAGCTTAACCGTCTCCGCTTTATCCTCCTAGGTCCGTGCTGGAAATGTTGCGGCCGACATTCGTCGTGGTGCATAATAAGTTGATTGCATAGGAACCACAATAACATGGctgattgtccatatttcctGGGTCAGAATCCCAGGGGTTAACACATTCCCGTGAAAACACGGAAATCATTTCTGTCCGAAGGCGGCGCCTTTCGAAGGTCGGTTCGAGGTCATTCGACCAAAGTGTTACCTCCCGATCGTTCTGCCAATGAGAGGACTTCACCATCGTATCGGCATACGCCGCCCTCTGAGGAGTCGATGACTCCTGACTGCATGACTCCTGAATGACAGTATGAGCCCAATGATGCTAGAGGATCACCAGAATGAGTACGGCAGCTGCCACGGCAGGCGAGAAAGCCACCACCCTGTGGGCATCTGACTTCCGATGCGATCTCGTGAGGCTCAATACCGCGTTTGTGTGATTTGAGGGCACGTCCACGTTGCAGATCATCCCGTCACAGCAGGAAGTGCACTCCTGGAAGAAGGAAACACCATGTAAGTggcaggaagaagaagaagagatcGCCATAGCCTTCTTCAAGGTACTGGAGGTAAGTGAGGGGAAGGGGCTGGACTAGAATGACTTCCAAATAGGAAAGAATAtacacaaagggggtcatttatcaaactggtgtaaggtagaactggctcagttgcccatagcaaccaatcagattccacctttcattttccaaaggagctgtcaaaaatgaaaggtgcaatctgattggttgctatgggcaactaagccaattctactttacaccagtgtgacaaatgacccccaaaatgtcCAGTTATCTGGCACCTGATAATCCAGAGCTGCAGCAGTAAAGGAATGGGACCGTCAGGAACGGAGCTTTCacttctttacttttttcactagtGAAATTCTTGTTTCGGAATGATTAGTGAATGGAAAGTCCTATAGTCCAGAATCACGGAGGTTGATGCTGAACTAAGGAGCTTCCCTCGAGTTCCCTGACTATATAAATTGTACTGTTTAaagaacacttaaaggggtagcGCATGCAAATAGGCAGCGGGCCTTTATGGACAAGGCGGTCATGTGAGTACATCACGTGACCGCCGTGTCTATAACGCGGCATGGATGGCGTTTGGTGTGTCAGCAAGTGTTTCCGTGTTGTCTTGCTGCGCAGAGTGATTTCCTCACCTACTacaggggagatttattaatactggcacaccaCCAAAAGGGGGCGTCATTCTTCCTCACATGAcccagggttaaaggggttttcccacagtGGACATCCACAGGATGGGCGATAAAGGTCTGGTCAATGGAGGCCCCAGATATCACGTTCTCAGGGAGGAGGCACACAAAGTCTATGGGGAACAGCCGAGTACCGTGCTCTACAGTGAATGGGGCGCCAGGGTCTACACCCGTCCACATTCAGTGAGGAACAACTGGGGGAACTCAGGACCACCATTctagtgattagtgggggtcctaaTGTTGAAATATCTGCCCCATCACTTATTATTTGGCAATTTATTGTTAACTGGCCGACCCCAAAAATGACCAGGGCTTTCCAAAGCTTTCCGATTGCTGGGGTCCGGTCAGTAGACCCCCTGCAATGAGCTGGTACTGGTCCACTTTACTGCAGGACGTGAAGTATTACAGagggcttaaaagggttttctgacattttactactgatgacctatcctctgtatcTGTTCAGTGGGGTCCGACAGccaggacccccacccatcagctgtttgcgAAGGCAACCAGTGCTtggtattcacttcaatgggactgaaaattaggaaaagctggagaaggccgcggcgctactgtgagcgccactagcttctcgaacagctgatcggcgggggtcctgggggtccccccccccccgatcagatactgataacctatccagaggataggtcatcaatagtaaaatcttggaaaacccctttaagtctccatagaaatgaatggagacacTTGACGCCGCTCATCCATTCCTATTGACTGGGACCCGTGGCAGTCCAGTGGAGCAGCAGTCACACTTCATCACTGTCGACTGAAGGAACTggatttagatagatagatagatagatagatagatataggatgGATAGATATAGGATGGATAGAgagatacgagatagatagatataagatagatagatagatagatagatagatagatagatagatagatagatagatataggatagatagatagatataggatagatagatataggataGATAGATTAGGTCTATGGTGAGTGCAGCGTCCGTAGTCAGCATGGGACCTCCTTACCGTATGACCCGAGTCCCGATGATGACGACACCCCAGGTTGTGACATTCCTCTCTCGTCGCACACTTCTTAGTGACTGATTTACTTTTTCCGTGGCTGGTGAAGTGGTGAACTGTTTTACAGTAATGTGTATCTGCAACACAAGCGTAATAATGTAAGCTTAATACGCACATGACAAAGTAATCCAGCAACCAGACGAGACTTCTTGGCTGTTGTGGAAATTCATTGCATCCAGTAAAGTAGAACatgttaaataaaataaagttgagTTTTGTTTTTggcctttttgaaaaaaaaaaaaaggttttgtttGGAAGCTTTTATTCCACCATACAGTGAAATTCCTTCAATCCGGCATCCAATTCCAGAATTGCAATTATAATTGGAAGGGACCAATTTGAAGATTCCTCTTATTGCAAAAATACAGTTCTAGTCGTGTATTGTGTGTTAATATTTTATTTCGAATTTTCTTAAAGGGATATTacaggattttaatattaatggcctatttTCAGGATAGGCTACTAATATCTGACAGACAGGGTTCCGACGACCTGCACCCCAGCCGATCACCTGTTTCAGAGCAGGAAGTCAGCGCTGGGACTGCCCAGCTCAGTCCATTGTCTAGTGGACGGACCTGattactattcacttcaatggaagcaGCGCTGCGGTAACCAACTCCATAGGTAATAAAatcctggaacacccctttaaatgtaCGGTTACATGTGGAGggtctgctgtggattttctgcagtcAATCTGGCAGAGATCTACTCCGGCAAAAAGTGCACCAAATTGTGACCATCTTCCTTTGGATTTGATTGCAGAAATTCTGCAGATTTGCATTGGATTTCACCCTCTGCGTGGCAAATAATATAAATTCTGCAGATTTTCTACATGCAATTCTT from Bufo bufo chromosome 7, aBufBuf1.1, whole genome shotgun sequence encodes:
- the LYPD6B gene encoding ly6/PLAUR domain-containing protein 6B, which translates into the protein MMTSHLLFLCTINFFITFKGGACARNVNFDNVRPPLDPTPFPNSFKCFTCEKSTDNYNCNRWAEDKWCPANTHYCKTVHHFTSHGKSKSVTKKCATREECHNLGCRHHRDSGHTECTSCCDGMICNVDVPSNHTNAVLSLTRSHRKSDAHRVVAFSPAVAAAVLILVIL